In Perca fluviatilis chromosome 3, GENO_Pfluv_1.0, whole genome shotgun sequence, the following proteins share a genomic window:
- the tjp1a gene encoding tight junction protein ZO-1 isoform X17: MKYQKYITVMQMAMGVTASNKDCLPTKRQLWVTPQDEETSPSGAPGCSDEPTGATGGAGAMAITATSTLSLPMSQGKPSLRRIKGRIHRSKSLDSMDLLDSNSTVGAAEDHPTFTHLHTARACGGTQTRAKESPWVNRSWNQTVGRHMHACVSAAMEETVIWEQHTVTLHRAPGFGFGIAISGGRDNPHFQSGETSIVISDVLKGGPAEGLLQENDRVVMVNAVSMDNVEHAYAVQQLRKSGKNAKITIRRKRKVQIPVSRPGDRETMSEHEEEDSDEDDGHDHHSGHGSQSAFGGASGGTGTGTGRRHDRERSNSGRRDHSASRERSISPRSDRRSQTSSAPPRPAKVTLVKSRKNEEYGLRLASHIFVKDISPESLAARDGNIQEGDVVLKINGTVTENLSLIDAKKLIERSKGKLKMVVQRDDRATLLNIPDLDDSIPSANNSDRDDISEIHSLTSDHSNRSHGRGSRSRSPDRPEPSDLLRHSPRQISNGSHRSRDEDRISKPGAMPIVRSSDDGVLSQASDQASSRDDKLLPPLPEPKPVYAQPGQPDVDLPVSPSDAPVPSAAHDESILRPSMKLVKFKKGESVGLRLAGGNDVGIFVAGVLEDSPAANEGLEEGDQILRVNNVDFANIIREEAVLFLLDLPKGEEVTILAQKKKDVYRRIVESDVGDSFYIRTHFEYEKESPYGLSFNKGEVFRVVDTLYNGKLGSWLAIRIGKNHQEVERGIIPNKNRAEQLSSVQYTLPKTPGGDRADFWRFRGLRSSKRNLRKSREDLSAQPVQTKFPAYERVVLREAGFLRPVVLFGPIADVAREKLAREEPDVFELAKSEPRDAGTDQKSTGIIRLHTIKQIIDRDKHAVLDITPNAVDRLNYAQWYPIVVFLNPDTKQGVKTMRTRLCPESRKSARKLFERALKLRKNNHHLFTTTINLNNMNDGWFGALKETIQQQQNQLVWVSEGKADGAAEDDLDIHDDRLSYLSAPGSEYSMYSTDSRHTSDYEDTDTEGGAYTDQELDETLNDDVGPPTEPAITRSSEPVREDPPVIQEPPGYASFQHTVQPDPLNRIDPAGFKAPVPQQKAEAAAVPSIPQQPEPLAETVPPAVDVTVKTVGGLSLDEAPAAHSQPSPNPEAGSLRRPTPELAPQSVTPEPLQSGLASSEPKMFQKDPYSTDNTGRIGHSMKPVTYNPQQGYHPDQQPYRDYDHPPSRYDVSSSGVSSGGGYPEPKYRNYDSNPPYENSVPQYDQQQWNPYSQTLSTANSQGYDPRLPYGDGPDSQYTPPLRYDEPPPHQGFNGRPRYGKPTGPVRYDDPPPPGPDLHYDQDSHLSTYPSAAHSPEPAAQRPAYNQGPTPQQKSYKPQQHDPVPVNSETSPTPPPKAEAPSPSPADASKPFPTRDEQPDDPAMRPQSVLTRVKMFENKRSVSVDRARDTADSSGNKAADLPLKAGGVIPKANSLSNLDQEKTFRAPGPQQPQPPQPQSKVADDIVRSNHYDPDEDEDYYRKQLSYFDRLQAGPNKPQPQAQTTNNYTRTESVEKPSPVEKKYEPVPQVTPSLPPATLPKPAPEAKAPGRDDTVQTNFLPHKSFPEKSPVNGTSVHPPKAAPPATSYNRYAPKPYTMSAKPFARMFDSPKFNHNLLPNDKPETASKGQSPSPVKPQIPPQPMNTDHDSGLDTFTRTMDHRSKHQHNNINAVPKAIPVSPSALDDDEDEDEGHTVVATARGIFNSNGGVLSSIETGVSIIIPQGAIPESVEQEIYFKVCRDNSILPPLDKEKGETLLSPLVMCGPHGLKFSKPVELRLPHCASMTPDGDPKSWQNKSLPGDPNYLVGANCVSVLIDHF, from the exons AGTGCAGCGATGGAGGAAACGGTGATATGGGAACAGCACACAGTGACCCTTCACAGA GCCCCAGGGTTTGGGTTTGGTATTGCCATCTCAGGTGGACGAGACAACCCTCATTTCCAGAGTGGGGAGACGTCCATTGTGATATCTGATGTGCTGAAAGGAGGTCCTGCAGAGGGACTGCTACA aGAAAATGATCGAGTGGTGATGGTCAATGCAGTCTCTATGGACAACGTAGAGCATGCCTACGCAGTGCAGCAGCTCCGAAAGAGTGGCAAAAATGCAAAGATA ACTATTCGTCGGAAAAGGAAAGTGCAGATTCCCGTTTCTCGGCCAGGGGACAGGGAGACGATGTCAGAGCACGAGGAAGAAGACAGTGATGAGGATGATGGCCATGACCACCACAGTGGGCATGGTAGCCAAAGTGCCTTTGGAGGAGCAAGTGGAGGCACTGGCACTGGCACTGGCAGGCGTCATGATCGTGAGCGTAGCAACAGCGGCAGGCGGGATCACAGTGCCTCGCGGGAGAGGAGCATCTCACCACGCTCTGATCGCCGATCACAAACCTCCTCTGCTCCACCCAGGCCTGCCAAGGTCACTCTTGTCAAGTCCCGCAAAAATGAAG AATATGGACTGCGGTTGGCCAGCCACATCTTTGTGAAGGACATCTCTCCTGAGAGCCTTGCTGCCAGAGATGGAAACATCCAGGAGGGAGATGTTGTACTTAAG ATCAATGGCACCGTTACAGAGAACCTATCACTAATAGATGCCAAGAAGCTGATTGAGAGGTCAAAGGGCAAGTTGAAAATGGTGGTGCAGAGAGATGATCGAGCGACGCTGCTCAACATTCCCGACCTTGATGACAGCATCCCATCAGCCAATAACTCCGACAGAGATG ACATTTCAGAAATACACTCACTGACATCAGACCATTCCAATCGATCCCACGGACGAGGTAGTCGATCACGTTCGCCTGACAGGCCCGAACCATCGGACCTTCTCCGTCACTCACCGCGGCAGATCAGCAATGGCAG CCATCGAAGTCGAGATGAGGATCGTATATCTAAACCAGGGGCCATGCCTATAGTCAGAAGCTCTGATGATGGTGTCTTGTCACAGGCTAGCGACCAGGCCAGCTCCAGAGATGACAAACTGTTACCTCCGCTGCCGG AACCAAAGCCAGTTTATGCACAGCCTGGTCAGCCTGACGTGGACCTGCCCGTCAGCCCCTCGGATGCCCCTGTACCCAGCGCGGCTCATGATGAGAGCATCCTCAG GCCGAGTATGAAGCTGGTCAAGTTCAAGAAGGGAGAGAGTGTTGGTCTGCGGTTAGCAGGAGGGAACGACGTGGGAATTTTTGTGGCAGGTGTTTTGGAGGACAGTCCTGCAGCCAATGAGGGGCTTGAGGAGGGAGACCAGATTCTCAGG GTGAACAATGTGGACTTTGCCAACATCATCAGGGAGGAGGCTGTGCTGTTTCTGCTGGATCTCCCAAAAGGAGAAGAAGTTACTATTTTGGCTCAGAAGAAGAAGGATG TGTATCGGAGGATAGTGGAATCGGACGTGGGTGACTCCTTCTACATTAGGACACATTTTGAATATGAAAAAGAGTCACCGTATGGACTGAGCTTTAACAAGGGCGAGGTGTTCCGAGTAGTGGACACGCTCTACAACGGCAAATTAGGATCCTGGCTTGCTATCCGTATTGGCAAGAATCATCAGGAAGTGGAAAGAGGCATCATCCCCAACAAGAACAG AGCTGAGCAGCTATCCAGTGTGCAGTACACCCTCCCCAAAACACCAGGGGGCGACAGAGCGGACTTCTGGAGATTCCGTGGATTGCGAAGCTCGAAGAGGAATTTGCGGAAGAGCAGGGAAGACCTGTCAGCCCAGCCAGTTCAGACCAAGTTCCCTGCCTATGAGAGGGTGGTGCTGAGGGAAG CTGGGTTCCTGAGGCCTGTGGTTCTCTTTGGGCCGATAGCAGATGTGGCCAGAGAGAAACTGGCCAGGGAAGAGCCAGACGTTTTTGAACTAGCAA AGAGTGAACCTAGGGATGCAGGAACCGACCAGAAAAGCACCGGCATCATTCGCCTTCACACCATCAAACAGATCATTGACCGG GACAAGCACGCAGTGCTGGACATCACCCCTAATGCAGTGGACCGTCTGAACTACGCTCAGTGGTATCCAATTGTGGTGTTTCTCAACCCAGACACAAAGCAGGGCGTCAAGACCATGAGGACCCGCCTTTGCCCTGAGTCTAGAAAGAGCGCCAGGAAGCTTTTTGAACGAGCCCTCAAATTACGAAAGAACAACCACCACCTCTTTACCA CGACTATTAACTTAAACAACATGAATGATGGTTGGTTTGGAGCACTAAAAGAGACaatccagcagcagcagaaccaGCTGGTGTGGGTTTCAGAGGGCaaa GCTGACGGGGCAGCTGAGGATGACCTGGACATCCACGACGACCGCCTGTCCTACCTGTCGGCGCCAGGCAGTGAGTATTCTATGTACAGCACTGACAGCCGCCACACCTCCGACTACGAGGACACGGACACAGAGGGTGGAGCCTATACTGACCAGGAGCTGGATGAAACGCTGAATGATGACGTGGGTCCACCCACGGAGCCTGCCATCACCCGCTCGTCTGAGCCTGTCCGCGAGGACCCGCCTGTCATCCAGGAGCCCCCTGGCTACGCTAGCTTCCAGCACACAGTGCAGCCGGACCCCCTGAACCGCATTGACCCGGCTGGATTCAAGGCACCAGTGCCGCAGCAG AAAGCAGAGGCCGCTGCCGTCCCTAGCATCCCCCAGCAGCCTGAGCCCCTGGCTGAGACAGTGCCCCCTGCTGTCGACGTTACTGTAAAAACTGTAGGGGGTCTGAGCCTTGACGAGGCTCCTGCAGCTCACAGCCAGCCAAGCCCCAACCCAGAGGCTGGCTCACTTAGGAGGCCCACCCCTGAGCTAGCACCTCAGAGCGTCACACCAGAACCTCTACAGTCTGGACTGGCCAGTTCAGAACCAAAG ATGTTTCAGAAGGATCCATACAGCACAGACAACACTGGGAGAATCGGTCACAGTATGAAGCCTGTGACTTACAACCCTCAACAGGGATATCACCCTGACCAGCAGCCATACAGAGATTATGACCACCCACCTAGTCGGTATGATGTCAGCAGCAGTGGAGTCAGCAGCGGAGGTGGTTACCCAGAACCAAAGTACCGAAACTATGACTCTAACCCGCCCTACGAGAACAGTGTGCCTCAGTACGACCAACAACAGTGGAACCCCTACAGCCAAACGCTGTCTACTGCCAATTCCCAGGGCTACGATCCCCGTTTGCCATACGGCGACGGCCCGGACTCCCAGTACACCCCTCCTCTCCGCTATGACGAGCCACCACCTCATCAGGGATTCAACGGACGGCCTCGCTACGGTAAACCGACAGGGCCTGTCCGTTATGATGATCCTCCACCTCCAGGGCCTGACCTGCACTACGACCAAGATTCTCACCTGAGCACGTACCCCTCAGCTGCCCACTCCCCAGAACCTGCTGCTCAGCGGCCTGCCTACAACCAGGGACCAACGCCGCAACAAAAGAGTTACAAACCTCAGCAGCATGACCCTGTTCCTGTGAACTCTGAAACTAGCCCCACACCACCTCCCAAAGCAGAGGCACCCTCACCTTCCCCTGCAGATGCTTCAAAGCCTTTCCCTACCAGAGATGAGCAACCGGATGACCCTGCCATGCGGCCACAGTCAGTCCTGACAAGGGTCAAGATGTTTGAGAACAAACGCTCTGTGTCCGTGGATAGAGCCAGAGATACAGCGGATTCTTCTGGAAACAAG GCAGCCGATTTACCTTTGAAAGCAGGTGGAGTAATCCCTAAAGCAAATTCTCTGAGCAACCTGGATCAAGAGAAGACCTTTAG AGCCCCAGGGCCTCAGCAGCCTCAGCCGCCTCAGCCTCAGTCCAAGGTAGCTGATGACATTGTGCGCTCCAACCATTATGACCCTGATGAGGACGAGGACTACTACAGGAAACAGCTGTCTTACTTTGATAGGCTCCAGGCCGGTCCCAACAAACCCCAGCCACAAGCACAAACAACTAACAACTACACAAG GACGGAGTCGGTGGAGAAACCAAGTCCAGTGGAGAAAAAATATGAACCAGTTCCCCAGGTGACGCCTTCTCTGCCACCAGCCACACTGCCCAAACCTGCACCTGAAG CCAAAGCTCCGGGCCGAGACGACACTGTCCAGACCAACTTCCTGCCTCACAAGAGTTTCCCTGAGAAGTCTCCGGTTAATGGCACTAGTGTACATCCTCCAAAAGCAGCTCCACCAGCAACCAGCTACAACCGCTACGCGCCCAAGCCCTACACTATGTCTGCCAAGCCGTTTGCGCGCATGTTCGACAGTCCTAAGTTCAACCACAACCTTCTGCCCAATGACAAGCCTGAGACTGCTTCAAAG GGCCAGAGCCCCAGCCCAGTGAAGCCTCAGATTCCCCCGCAGCCCATGAACACAGACCATGACAGTGGTCTGGATACTTTCACTCGCACTATGGACCACCGCTCCAAACACCAGCACAACAACATCAACGCTGTTCCCAAGGCCATCCCTGTGAG CCCCAGTGCCCtggatgatgatgaggatgaggatgagggcCACACGGTGGTTGCAACTGCTCGAGGTATATTCAACTCTAATGGTGGCGTCCTGAGCTCCATCGAGACAGGTGTCAGCATAATTATCCCACAGGGTGCCATCCCTGAAAGTGTGGAGCAGGAGATCTACTTCAAAGTCTGCAGAGACAACAGCATCCTACCACCACTCGACAAGGAGAAAG gAGAGACTCTGCTCAGCCCTCTGGTGATGTGTGGACCTCATGGCCTCAAGTTTTCGAAGCCTGTGGAGCTGCGCTTACCTCACTGTGCGTCTATGACCCCTGATG GTGACCCAAAAAGCTGGCAGAACAAGTCTCTTCCCGGAGACCCCAACTACCTGGTGGGAGCCAACTGCGTTTCTGTGCTCATTGACCACTTTTAA
- the tjp1a gene encoding tight junction protein ZO-1 isoform X19, giving the protein MKYQKYITVMQMAMGVTASNKDCLPTKRQLWVTPQDEETSPSGAPGCSDEPTGATGGAGAMAITATSTLSLPMSQGKPSLRRIKGRIHRSKSLDSMDLLDSNSAAMEETVIWEQHTVTLHRAPGFGFGIAISGGRDNPHFQSGETSIVISDVLKGGPAEGLLQENDRVVMVNAVSMDNVEHAYAVQQLRKSGKNAKITIRRKRKVQIPVSRPGDRETMSEHEEEDSDEDDGHDHHSGHGSQSAFGGASGGTGTGTGRRHDRERSNSGRRDHSASRERSISPRSDRRSQTSSAPPRPAKVTLVKSRKNEEYGLRLASHIFVKDISPESLAARDGNIQEGDVVLKINGTVTENLSLIDAKKLIERSKGKLKMVVQRDDRATLLNIPDLDDSIPSANNSDRDDISEIHSLTSDHSNRSHGRGSRSRSPDRPEPSDLLRHSPRQISNGSHRSRDEDRISKPGAMPIVRSSDDGVLSQASDQASSRDDKLLPPLPEPKPVYAQPGQPDVDLPVSPSDAPVPSAAHDESILRPSMKLVKFKKGESVGLRLAGGNDVGIFVAGVLEDSPAANEGLEEGDQILRVNNVDFANIIREEAVLFLLDLPKGEEVTILAQKKKDVYRRIVESDVGDSFYIRTHFEYEKESPYGLSFNKGEVFRVVDTLYNGKLGSWLAIRIGKNHQEVERGIIPNKNRAEQLSSVQYTLPKTPGGDRADFWRFRGLRSSKRNLRKSREDLSAQPVQTKFPAYERVVLREAGFLRPVVLFGPIADVAREKLAREEPDVFELAKSEPRDAGTDQKSTGIIRLHTIKQIIDRDKHAVLDITPNAVDRLNYAQWYPIVVFLNPDTKQGVKTMRTRLCPESRKSARKLFERALKLRKNNHHLFTTTINLNNMNDGWFGALKETIQQQQNQLVWVSEGKADGAAEDDLDIHDDRLSYLSAPGSEYSMYSTDSRHTSDYEDTDTEGGAYTDQELDETLNDDVGPPTEPAITRSSEPVREDPPVIQEPPGYASFQHTVQPDPLNRIDPAGFKAPVPQQKAEAAAVPSIPQQPEPLAETVPPAVDVTVKTVGGLSLDEAPAAHSQPSPNPEAGSLRRPTPELAPQSVTPEPLQSGLASSEPKMFQKDPYSTDNTGRIGHSMKPVTYNPQQGYHPDQQPYRDYDHPPSRYDVSSSGVSSGGGYPEPKYRNYDSNPPYENSVPQYDQQQWNPYSQTLSTANSQGYDPRLPYGDGPDSQYTPPLRYDEPPPHQGFNGRPRYGKPTGPVRYDDPPPPGPDLHYDQDSHLSTYPSAAHSPEPAAQRPAYNQGPTPQQKSYKPQQHDPVPVNSETSPTPPPKAEAPSPSPADASKPFPTRDEQPDDPAMRPQSVLTRVKMFENKRSVSVDRARDTADSSGNKAADLPLKAGGVIPKANSLSNLDQEKTFRAPGPQQPQPPQPQSKVADDIVRSNHYDPDEDEDYYRKQLSYFDRLQAGPNKPQPQAQTTNNYTRTESVEKPSPVEKKYEPVPQVTPSLPPATLPKPAPEAKAPGRDDTVQTNFLPHKSFPEKSPVNGTSVHPPKAAPPATSYNRYAPKPYTMSAKPFARMFDSPKFNHNLLPNDKPETASKGQSPSPVKPQIPPQPMNTDHDSGLDTFTRTMDHRSKHQHNNINAVPKAIPVSPSALDDDEDEDEGHTVVATARGIFNSNGGVLSSIETGVSIIIPQGAIPESVEQEIYFKVCRDNSILPPLDKEKGETLLSPLVMCGPHGLKFSKPVELRLPHCASMTPDGWSFALKSSDSSSGDPKSWQNKSLPGDPNYLVGANCVSVLIDHF; this is encoded by the exons AGTGCAGCGATGGAGGAAACGGTGATATGGGAACAGCACACAGTGACCCTTCACAGA GCCCCAGGGTTTGGGTTTGGTATTGCCATCTCAGGTGGACGAGACAACCCTCATTTCCAGAGTGGGGAGACGTCCATTGTGATATCTGATGTGCTGAAAGGAGGTCCTGCAGAGGGACTGCTACA aGAAAATGATCGAGTGGTGATGGTCAATGCAGTCTCTATGGACAACGTAGAGCATGCCTACGCAGTGCAGCAGCTCCGAAAGAGTGGCAAAAATGCAAAGATA ACTATTCGTCGGAAAAGGAAAGTGCAGATTCCCGTTTCTCGGCCAGGGGACAGGGAGACGATGTCAGAGCACGAGGAAGAAGACAGTGATGAGGATGATGGCCATGACCACCACAGTGGGCATGGTAGCCAAAGTGCCTTTGGAGGAGCAAGTGGAGGCACTGGCACTGGCACTGGCAGGCGTCATGATCGTGAGCGTAGCAACAGCGGCAGGCGGGATCACAGTGCCTCGCGGGAGAGGAGCATCTCACCACGCTCTGATCGCCGATCACAAACCTCCTCTGCTCCACCCAGGCCTGCCAAGGTCACTCTTGTCAAGTCCCGCAAAAATGAAG AATATGGACTGCGGTTGGCCAGCCACATCTTTGTGAAGGACATCTCTCCTGAGAGCCTTGCTGCCAGAGATGGAAACATCCAGGAGGGAGATGTTGTACTTAAG ATCAATGGCACCGTTACAGAGAACCTATCACTAATAGATGCCAAGAAGCTGATTGAGAGGTCAAAGGGCAAGTTGAAAATGGTGGTGCAGAGAGATGATCGAGCGACGCTGCTCAACATTCCCGACCTTGATGACAGCATCCCATCAGCCAATAACTCCGACAGAGATG ACATTTCAGAAATACACTCACTGACATCAGACCATTCCAATCGATCCCACGGACGAGGTAGTCGATCACGTTCGCCTGACAGGCCCGAACCATCGGACCTTCTCCGTCACTCACCGCGGCAGATCAGCAATGGCAG CCATCGAAGTCGAGATGAGGATCGTATATCTAAACCAGGGGCCATGCCTATAGTCAGAAGCTCTGATGATGGTGTCTTGTCACAGGCTAGCGACCAGGCCAGCTCCAGAGATGACAAACTGTTACCTCCGCTGCCGG AACCAAAGCCAGTTTATGCACAGCCTGGTCAGCCTGACGTGGACCTGCCCGTCAGCCCCTCGGATGCCCCTGTACCCAGCGCGGCTCATGATGAGAGCATCCTCAG GCCGAGTATGAAGCTGGTCAAGTTCAAGAAGGGAGAGAGTGTTGGTCTGCGGTTAGCAGGAGGGAACGACGTGGGAATTTTTGTGGCAGGTGTTTTGGAGGACAGTCCTGCAGCCAATGAGGGGCTTGAGGAGGGAGACCAGATTCTCAGG GTGAACAATGTGGACTTTGCCAACATCATCAGGGAGGAGGCTGTGCTGTTTCTGCTGGATCTCCCAAAAGGAGAAGAAGTTACTATTTTGGCTCAGAAGAAGAAGGATG TGTATCGGAGGATAGTGGAATCGGACGTGGGTGACTCCTTCTACATTAGGACACATTTTGAATATGAAAAAGAGTCACCGTATGGACTGAGCTTTAACAAGGGCGAGGTGTTCCGAGTAGTGGACACGCTCTACAACGGCAAATTAGGATCCTGGCTTGCTATCCGTATTGGCAAGAATCATCAGGAAGTGGAAAGAGGCATCATCCCCAACAAGAACAG AGCTGAGCAGCTATCCAGTGTGCAGTACACCCTCCCCAAAACACCAGGGGGCGACAGAGCGGACTTCTGGAGATTCCGTGGATTGCGAAGCTCGAAGAGGAATTTGCGGAAGAGCAGGGAAGACCTGTCAGCCCAGCCAGTTCAGACCAAGTTCCCTGCCTATGAGAGGGTGGTGCTGAGGGAAG CTGGGTTCCTGAGGCCTGTGGTTCTCTTTGGGCCGATAGCAGATGTGGCCAGAGAGAAACTGGCCAGGGAAGAGCCAGACGTTTTTGAACTAGCAA AGAGTGAACCTAGGGATGCAGGAACCGACCAGAAAAGCACCGGCATCATTCGCCTTCACACCATCAAACAGATCATTGACCGG GACAAGCACGCAGTGCTGGACATCACCCCTAATGCAGTGGACCGTCTGAACTACGCTCAGTGGTATCCAATTGTGGTGTTTCTCAACCCAGACACAAAGCAGGGCGTCAAGACCATGAGGACCCGCCTTTGCCCTGAGTCTAGAAAGAGCGCCAGGAAGCTTTTTGAACGAGCCCTCAAATTACGAAAGAACAACCACCACCTCTTTACCA CGACTATTAACTTAAACAACATGAATGATGGTTGGTTTGGAGCACTAAAAGAGACaatccagcagcagcagaaccaGCTGGTGTGGGTTTCAGAGGGCaaa GCTGACGGGGCAGCTGAGGATGACCTGGACATCCACGACGACCGCCTGTCCTACCTGTCGGCGCCAGGCAGTGAGTATTCTATGTACAGCACTGACAGCCGCCACACCTCCGACTACGAGGACACGGACACAGAGGGTGGAGCCTATACTGACCAGGAGCTGGATGAAACGCTGAATGATGACGTGGGTCCACCCACGGAGCCTGCCATCACCCGCTCGTCTGAGCCTGTCCGCGAGGACCCGCCTGTCATCCAGGAGCCCCCTGGCTACGCTAGCTTCCAGCACACAGTGCAGCCGGACCCCCTGAACCGCATTGACCCGGCTGGATTCAAGGCACCAGTGCCGCAGCAG AAAGCAGAGGCCGCTGCCGTCCCTAGCATCCCCCAGCAGCCTGAGCCCCTGGCTGAGACAGTGCCCCCTGCTGTCGACGTTACTGTAAAAACTGTAGGGGGTCTGAGCCTTGACGAGGCTCCTGCAGCTCACAGCCAGCCAAGCCCCAACCCAGAGGCTGGCTCACTTAGGAGGCCCACCCCTGAGCTAGCACCTCAGAGCGTCACACCAGAACCTCTACAGTCTGGACTGGCCAGTTCAGAACCAAAG ATGTTTCAGAAGGATCCATACAGCACAGACAACACTGGGAGAATCGGTCACAGTATGAAGCCTGTGACTTACAACCCTCAACAGGGATATCACCCTGACCAGCAGCCATACAGAGATTATGACCACCCACCTAGTCGGTATGATGTCAGCAGCAGTGGAGTCAGCAGCGGAGGTGGTTACCCAGAACCAAAGTACCGAAACTATGACTCTAACCCGCCCTACGAGAACAGTGTGCCTCAGTACGACCAACAACAGTGGAACCCCTACAGCCAAACGCTGTCTACTGCCAATTCCCAGGGCTACGATCCCCGTTTGCCATACGGCGACGGCCCGGACTCCCAGTACACCCCTCCTCTCCGCTATGACGAGCCACCACCTCATCAGGGATTCAACGGACGGCCTCGCTACGGTAAACCGACAGGGCCTGTCCGTTATGATGATCCTCCACCTCCAGGGCCTGACCTGCACTACGACCAAGATTCTCACCTGAGCACGTACCCCTCAGCTGCCCACTCCCCAGAACCTGCTGCTCAGCGGCCTGCCTACAACCAGGGACCAACGCCGCAACAAAAGAGTTACAAACCTCAGCAGCATGACCCTGTTCCTGTGAACTCTGAAACTAGCCCCACACCACCTCCCAAAGCAGAGGCACCCTCACCTTCCCCTGCAGATGCTTCAAAGCCTTTCCCTACCAGAGATGAGCAACCGGATGACCCTGCCATGCGGCCACAGTCAGTCCTGACAAGGGTCAAGATGTTTGAGAACAAACGCTCTGTGTCCGTGGATAGAGCCAGAGATACAGCGGATTCTTCTGGAAACAAG GCAGCCGATTTACCTTTGAAAGCAGGTGGAGTAATCCCTAAAGCAAATTCTCTGAGCAACCTGGATCAAGAGAAGACCTTTAG AGCCCCAGGGCCTCAGCAGCCTCAGCCGCCTCAGCCTCAGTCCAAGGTAGCTGATGACATTGTGCGCTCCAACCATTATGACCCTGATGAGGACGAGGACTACTACAGGAAACAGCTGTCTTACTTTGATAGGCTCCAGGCCGGTCCCAACAAACCCCAGCCACAAGCACAAACAACTAACAACTACACAAG GACGGAGTCGGTGGAGAAACCAAGTCCAGTGGAGAAAAAATATGAACCAGTTCCCCAGGTGACGCCTTCTCTGCCACCAGCCACACTGCCCAAACCTGCACCTGAAG CCAAAGCTCCGGGCCGAGACGACACTGTCCAGACCAACTTCCTGCCTCACAAGAGTTTCCCTGAGAAGTCTCCGGTTAATGGCACTAGTGTACATCCTCCAAAAGCAGCTCCACCAGCAACCAGCTACAACCGCTACGCGCCCAAGCCCTACACTATGTCTGCCAAGCCGTTTGCGCGCATGTTCGACAGTCCTAAGTTCAACCACAACCTTCTGCCCAATGACAAGCCTGAGACTGCTTCAAAG GGCCAGAGCCCCAGCCCAGTGAAGCCTCAGATTCCCCCGCAGCCCATGAACACAGACCATGACAGTGGTCTGGATACTTTCACTCGCACTATGGACCACCGCTCCAAACACCAGCACAACAACATCAACGCTGTTCCCAAGGCCATCCCTGTGAG CCCCAGTGCCCtggatgatgatgaggatgaggatgagggcCACACGGTGGTTGCAACTGCTCGAGGTATATTCAACTCTAATGGTGGCGTCCTGAGCTCCATCGAGACAGGTGTCAGCATAATTATCCCACAGGGTGCCATCCCTGAAAGTGTGGAGCAGGAGATCTACTTCAAAGTCTGCAGAGACAACAGCATCCTACCACCACTCGACAAGGAGAAAG gAGAGACTCTGCTCAGCCCTCTGGTGATGTGTGGACCTCATGGCCTCAAGTTTTCGAAGCCTGTGGAGCTGCGCTTACCTCACTGTGCGTCTATGACCCCTGATGGTTGGTCTTTTGCTCTAAAATCCTCCGACTCCTCGTCGG GTGACCCAAAAAGCTGGCAGAACAAGTCTCTTCCCGGAGACCCCAACTACCTGGTGGGAGCCAACTGCGTTTCTGTGCTCATTGACCACTTTTAA